The genomic stretch acattctgtctTATTCCCCACCTTTCTTGTGAACTCAGTCCTGTAATCATTTTGCAAACACTAAAAATGTGTTTCAGGTCTACACCAGTCACAGGAATGCTACCTCAGGCCTTAAAAGACAGTGAAACTAATTTTAAAGGGCCCCTATCTCTCTCTTACCTGCCTACTGAAGGAAAACTAGATCTCCTTATTCTGTAGTTCTGACCTGGGAGCAAGAGCCTTTGCACCTGCATCCCAGCTCtggtggaatctcagagtcagcCATGGGTCAGGAATCTAGCAAGCCTGTTCGGCCCAAACCAGCAGGAGGGTATCGGTCCAATGCAGTCAGGAGTTATGGAAGGAGACATGCTTATGTCAGTTTCAGGCGGTCCACAAGCCATCAGGAAAGGATTGCCAGCCAGAGAAGGACAACATCCGAAGTCCCAATGCACAGATCAGCCCCCAATCACACCAAGAGGAGCCGGTCACCATTTGCCAGCACACGACGTCGTTGGGatgacagagagagctctggaaCCAGCCTGAATGTTGAGAATGGGGATTATCCCAGGTATCCTCCAAGAGAGTACAGGGCCTCCGGGAGCCGAAGAGGATTGGCTTATGGACATATTGGCACTCTGAGGGCACGTGATAGTGAGGAGGAGGGGGCTGGGCCTGTTGACAGACTGCCAGTGAGAGGGAAAACTGGCAAGTTTAAGCATGATCCAGAGAAGGGGGCAAGAGCTCCCCGCTTCTCTAGTGTTAACCATGATGTGAAAGAGGGGCTTGGCAAGGTAGAACCCCCTCCTGCTGCAAGGTGCTCTGCTAGCAGAGCTGAGTTCTTGAAGCAAAGTGGTATGGCCTCTCAGATGTCCTCTGCTGAAGGCAGGGCAGTTGCAAGGGGTAACAACAGcttggagagggagaggcagaattTATTAGCACGTCCTAGCAGGGCTCCTGTGagtatgtgtggtggtggtggggaaaaCTCCCCAAAGAGTGCAGAGGAGCCGGTGGTAAGGCCAAAAGTCCGGAATGTGGCGACTCCAAACTGCAtgaaaccaaaaatattttttgatactgatgatgatgatgatgtagtaCCACAGAGTACTCCCAGGTGGAGAGATGCTGCCAGTGCTGATGCTGGCGAAGcccatgcagagggcctagcaaGAAGAGCCCGAGGTGAGGGTGCAGGCAGCTCCTCTGAGCCAAAGTATCCTGAAGACAAGAAGGATAACAGGAATGGGCAGGTGAAACCAGAGAAAGTGTCAAGACGGCGACGCACCATGGCTGACTCTGACTTCTGGGCATATACTGATGACTACTACAGATACTATGAAGAAGATTCTGACAGTGACAAAGAATGGATGGCTGCTCTGCGCAGGAAGTATCGAAATCGGGAACAACCCCAGTCTTCCAGTGGGGAAAACTGGGAGCCTCTGCCAGTAAAGGAAGAACCGGAACCTCAGCAAGCTTGTGAGAGTGTGAACGCCAGCGGAGCTGGGAGCCTTGCCAGTACCAGTGTTGGCAGCAATGGAAGTGGCTATCCTGAAGAAGTGCAAGAACCGTCTCTTCAGGAAGAGCAGGCCTCCCTGGAAGAAGGAGAAATTCCTTGGCTCCGGTACAATGAGAATGAAAGCAGCAGTGAAGCGGATAATGAGTCCGGCCATGAGATGATGCAGCCTGGGATGTTCGTGCTGGATGGAAACAACAACCTGGAAGATGACTCCAGTGTGAGCGAAGACCTAGAAGTGGACTGGAGCCTATTTGATGGCTTTGCAGATGGGTTGGGAGTGGCAGAAGCCATCTCCTATGTGGATCCTCAGTTCCTCACCTACATGGCTCTCGAAGAGCGCCTGGCCCAGGCGATGGAGACTGCCCTTGCGCACCTGGAGTCTCTCGCCGTTGATGTCGAGGTGGCTAACCCACCTGCAAGCAAGGAGAGCATTGATGCGCTTCCTGAGATCCTGGTCACTGAAGATCATGGTGCAGTGGGCCAAGAAATGTGCTGTCCCATCTGCTGCAGTGAATATGTGAAGGGTGAGGTGGCAACTGAGCTCCCGTGCCACCACTATTTCCATAAGCCATGTGTGTCCATCTGGCTTCAGAAGTCCGGCACCTGCCCAGTGTGCCGCTGCATGTTCCCTCCCCCACTCTAAAGGCCAAGGCTCTTTACTCTTAGCCTGGTTATTTTCCCTATCTGAAACCCACAATACTACAGGAGCCCTCTTTCAAAATTAACAATGGCAATGAAATCAGTTGGTCAATTAAACTAAACTTGTTGATTCCTTGTGATTATTTCCAATGTGAAAATGGTTGTGtccaattacatttaaaaaccATCCTTTCTTTTAGAAGGTAGAAAGGGGAAACTAAACTTTCTAAATGCTACTTGAGATTGCAGCAAGAACATAAATTTTCTAACCTGAAAGTTGAAACAAGTCATATTCGTTCTGTAGACTATGTTGCTCTTTCCTTGTTGATGTCAAGTTTATCTGTTAAATACGttggaaagacaaaaatcacttgCGTTGCATGTTATGGGTTAATGTTCCTGTATTCAGTGGTGTAAAAGCTTATTAAAGTTCTTCTTTTGGTTTGACACAGTACAATGGCATCCTTTGGGTTTTGTCTGAAATGATGATCCCAGGTAACTATAAGTTGATTCCTTGCATTTGCAGCAAAAGTATCATGTTTCAGTGTTCTCAAGTCTAGAAAACTGTTTTTTCCCCACTAGAAATGCTCATCAGAACGCCAAGAAACTTCTTTAAGAAGTACGAATAAGGTATGCAATTGCCTTCTGTATGAAAAAGATTGACTAGAGAGAGAAAAACGAGAGaaaaaacctacagagaaacaatggtaaaaataaaaccaaactggCGGGGTGGAAGGGGGGTGAACAAGTTCAGATCACCTTAGAGAAAATAGAAACTGTCAAAATGGGTTAAAAAATAGATCTGAATGCCAGTTACACATCTTAACAGTGACACAAATAGGGtgctgcaggacagccaggagccACTTGTTTTAACAGTTGGCCGTGTGGCTTCAAATACTTTTCTAGAATAAAACTCAGGCACAAGTGAATTCCTCACTCCTTATTTTACCTTCATTCATCCACAGAGGTAAGCACTACCCAGAAAAATGGTGTAAATTCCTTGTCTATATCTCTAGAcatgtacactgtgtgtgtgtgtgtgtgtgtgtgtgtgtgtgtgtgtttgtgtgtgtgtgtgtgtgtccacagcaACTGGGTTTGTTTCTAAAATGGATATAGTTGGTGGGATGTATGCTGTTGttttccagcttgatttcttttcactcaatgttatttttctgtatttgggaTATTACACTTTTGGTAGATATTTGGTTTCTCATCAGCATTTTATGGCTTTTTACTCTAGTAGTAAGAACATAAGAGTGAAAACCAGAGTGCCATAGTTTGAGCATCTTCACCAAGTAGATATGGCCAAAATGCTGTCTTGAGTGACTGCACTGGTATTCCATTTCTACCAACAGTTTTTGGGAGGAGACTCATCATAACTGAAGAAGCCTGGGCATTGTTAGTCTTCAGCCCTTCAACTCACTGGGATTCAGTGATGGGTCAATGAACACACCAGAGAAACATACTCTGTTCTCTGGAAAACAGTTGTTTGTCTTCCTGATCATATCTAGTTTCAGCCCAGAAGAGGAGTGAGAGGACAAGCAATTGATACACATCTGAATTAGCTGCTTTTAGACAGCAGTTTGCTAGTAGCTAGCAGTCAACTGTACCCAATTGTTAGATAGTTGGGTAATATGGAATTAAAACTATGCAGTGGTTACAAGTTTTATCAAGTGCTGATAAAGAAAGATGTCCAAGACATTATGttattaaggaagaaagaaaagcatggcaTAGAACAGTAGAGACTCAGTGTGAAACCTTACAAAGCCAAACTAGAGagccggtgagatggctcagaggctaagatcACTTACTGCCCCTGTCAAgcaaggacccaggtttgattcatAACACAGACATGATGGTTCaaaatcatctataactccagttccaggggatctgatgc from Cricetulus griseus strain 17A/GY chromosome X, alternate assembly CriGri-PICRH-1.0, whole genome shotgun sequence encodes the following:
- the Pja1 gene encoding E3 ubiquitin-protein ligase Praja-1 isoform X1, whose product is MGQESSKPVRPKPAGGYRSNAVRSYGRRHAYVSFRRSTSHQERIASQRRTTSEVPMHRSAPNHTKRSRSPFASTRRRWDDRESSGTSLNVENGDYPRYPPREYRASGSRRGLAYGHIGTLRARDSEEEGAGPVDRLPVRGKTGKFKHDPEKGARAPRFSSVNHDVKEGLGKVEPPPAARCSASRAEFLKQSGMASQMSSAEGRAVARGNNSLERERQNLLARPSRAPVSMCGGGGENSPKSAEEPVVRPKVRNVATPNCMKPKIFFDTDDDDDVVPQSTPRWRDAASADAGEAHAEGLARRARGEGAGSSSEPKYPEDKKDNRNGQVKPEKVSRRRRTMADSDFWAYTDDYYRYYEEDSDSDKEWMAALRRKYRNREQPQSSSGENWEPLPVKEEPEPQQACESVNASGAGSLASTSVGSNGSGYPEEVQEPSLQEEQASLEEGEIPWLRYNENESSSEADNESGHEMMQPGMFVLDGNNNLEDDSSVSEDLEVDWSLFDGFADGLGVAEAISYVDPQFLTYMALEERLAQAMETALAHLESLAVDVEVANPPASKESIDALPEILVTEDHGAVGQEMCCPICCSEYVKGEVATELPCHHYFHKPCVSIWLQKSGTCPVCRCMFPPPL
- the Pja1 gene encoding E3 ubiquitin-protein ligase Praja-1 isoform X2 produces the protein MHRSAPNHTKRSRSPFASTRRRWDDRESSGTSLNVENGDYPRYPPREYRASGSRRGLAYGHIGTLRARDSEEEGAGPVDRLPVRGKTGKFKHDPEKGARAPRFSSVNHDVKEGLGKVEPPPAARCSASRAEFLKQSGMASQMSSAEGRAVARGNNSLERERQNLLARPSRAPVSMCGGGGENSPKSAEEPVVRPKVRNVATPNCMKPKIFFDTDDDDDVVPQSTPRWRDAASADAGEAHAEGLARRARGEGAGSSSEPKYPEDKKDNRNGQVKPEKVSRRRRTMADSDFWAYTDDYYRYYEEDSDSDKEWMAALRRKYRNREQPQSSSGENWEPLPVKEEPEPQQACESVNASGAGSLASTSVGSNGSGYPEEVQEPSLQEEQASLEEGEIPWLRYNENESSSEADNESGHEMMQPGMFVLDGNNNLEDDSSVSEDLEVDWSLFDGFADGLGVAEAISYVDPQFLTYMALEERLAQAMETALAHLESLAVDVEVANPPASKESIDALPEILVTEDHGAVGQEMCCPICCSEYVKGEVATELPCHHYFHKPCVSIWLQKSGTCPVCRCMFPPPL